In one Triplophysa rosa linkage group LG13, Trosa_1v2, whole genome shotgun sequence genomic region, the following are encoded:
- the si:ch1073-303k11.2 gene encoding LRRN4 C-terminal-like protein: MLSGSQVTFLLLLYLSEWVRAASVGPSLLHPPVTRVRIIAVADDYDDASSVTTLTPRSPGATTTRAIPRICDYDPCVVQITPCSEISAQTGCLCRGVTGGELRPEAPKLREVKLEHSGQVVVHWCAPRSTVTHYKVTLKGGEERELIFGEYWRNSAVPGMKVGETVCVSAMNDAGVSEETCAQYESPTPDHAALSAGIIAGGVGFLVLITLVAVLLWRRRSCRKANIGEAGGLGNPSYTNDAVL; encoded by the coding sequence ATGTTGTCGGGGTCACAGGTCACATTTCTCCTGCTTCTTTATCTATCTGAGTGGGTCCGCGCAGCATCCGTCGGTCCATCGCTGCTCCATCCCCCCGTCACGCGTGTCCGCATCATTGCAGTAGCGGACGACTACGATGACGCAAGCTCAGTGACAACCCTCACCCCACGATCGCCGGGGGCCACCACCACCCGCGCGATCCCCCGTATATGTGACTATGACCCCTGTGTGGTTCAGATAACCCCCTGCTCTGAGATTTCGGCCCAGACAGGTTGCCTCTGTCGAGGGGTGACAGGAGGGGAGCTGAGGCCCGAGGCCCCGAAGCTTCGGGAGGTCAAGCTGGAACACTCGGGGCAGGTGGTCGTCCACTGGTGTGCCCCTCGCTCCACGGTCACACATTATAAGGTTACTCTGAAAGGTGGGGAAGAGCGAGAGCTGATTTTCGGGGAATATTGGCGGAACAGTGCTGTGCCCGGGATGAAGGTCGGAGAGACGGTCTGTGTGTCGGCCATGAATGATGCAGGGGTCAGCGAAGAGACATGTGCCCAATACGAGTCCCCAACGCCTGATCACGCCGCTTTGAGCGCAGGAATTATTGCGGGGGGCGTCGGCTTTCTGGTGCTGATTACGCTGGTTGCTGTTTTACTGTGGCGACGGAGGTCGTGCCGAAAAGCAAACATAGGTGAAGCAGGAGGTCTTGGCAATCCTTCATACACCAATGATGCCGTTCTGTAA